In bacterium, one DNA window encodes the following:
- a CDS encoding SRPBCC domain-containing protein: protein MKIRIDAEPTKIFDAITNPLKLSIWFCNKGEVNLKIRGAIRMSGENCAATTFREKEIVGSITELDPNRLIKFTWPINGTQSEVTWQIDEKRNFCDFLVTHDKIPDNSMMMDAWLIYLYNLQSLLHVNRPSYRLDYARLDKGTIRRELFIEALPPAIFKALTDQRDLRVWFSGEAEVDPQVDGKYLTGWKDSAGNPDGSLKIVELVENKKLVYDWRYSGGPSGDLVTWDLLRIGEKTRVTVKHSGFAPETDTKGFTQGWHAYILGLKDFCETRGRMSYTIIDGDWSA, encoded by the coding sequence ATGAAAATTCGCATTGATGCTGAACCGACGAAGATATTCGATGCGATCACCAATCCATTGAAGCTCTCGATATGGTTCTGCAATAAAGGCGAGGTCAATCTCAAGATTCGCGGCGCTATCCGCATGTCAGGCGAGAACTGCGCGGCTACGACTTTTCGCGAGAAGGAAATCGTCGGCAGTATCACCGAGCTTGACCCGAATCGGCTGATCAAATTCACCTGGCCGATTAACGGTACGCAGTCGGAAGTGACCTGGCAGATCGACGAGAAACGGAATTTCTGCGATTTCCTTGTAACACACGACAAGATTCCCGACAACTCGATGATGATGGATGCCTGGCTGATTTATCTCTACAATCTCCAGTCGCTGCTTCACGTCAATCGTCCTTCGTATCGACTCGATTATGCACGGCTCGACAAGGGTACGATTCGACGCGAGTTATTCATCGAAGCTTTGCCTCCGGCGATTTTCAAGGCGCTCACCGATCAGCGCGATTTGCGCGTTTGGTTTTCCGGCGAGGCCGAAGTAGACCCGCAAGTGGACGGCAAGTATTTAACCGGTTGGAAAGACTCTGCCGGTAATCCCGATGGCTCGCTCAAAATTGTGGAGTTGGTAGAGAACAAGAAGCTCGTATATGACTGGCGTTACTCCGGTGGTCCTTCTGGGGATTTGGTCACATGGGACCTGCTTCGCATCGGCGAGAAGACGCGCGTTACTGTCAAGCATTCCGGCTTTGCTCCTGAGACAGACACCAAGGGCTTCACGCAAGGGTGGCATGCGTATATTCTGGGGCTAAAGGATTTCTGCGAGACTCGCGGCAGAATGTCTTACACAATCATCGATGGCGACTGGTCCGCGTAG
- the pyk gene encoding pyruvate kinase — MKLNNSDSTKIICTLGPSSSDERTIEQLARHGMAVARLNFSHGTHDFHKLLISRVRKVSRKLGQPIAILQDLSGPKIRVGRVADGAVRIETGSTLTVVAHDILGNSQMISASPANLIPDLKPGDLIFIDDGMIRLQVLESGHESTKATVIKGGLLKEHKGINLPHSTLTLPSLTKKDLKDLAFGLEEGVDWIALSFVRSAADVIQLKKEIAKRGYDTPVIAKLEKPQAIKKLSEIVEAADAIMVARGDLGVEMPLDEVPMIQKTIITTANEMHKPVITATQMLESMTQNITPTRAEVSDVANAILDGTDCVMLSGETASGQYPVEVVAQMARIVHTTESRMKSRFEPVFNFVGKPACEFPVAIAEAAISMAQEIDARLIACFTQSGLSARLLSKEKASVPIIAFTPHRAIVNRLALLRGVFPSFVPHFRSVDQMINHVERSLKKDGIVKKGDNVVIVASAPVNVHGDTNMLKLHAIS, encoded by the coding sequence ATGAAACTAAATAATTCCGACTCGACTAAGATCATCTGTACGCTCGGGCCATCCAGCTCTGACGAGCGCACGATAGAGCAACTTGCCCGCCACGGCATGGCGGTTGCCCGCCTCAATTTCTCTCACGGCACGCACGACTTCCACAAATTGTTGATTTCCCGCGTCCGCAAAGTCTCGCGCAAGCTGGGCCAGCCGATTGCCATTCTTCAGGACCTTTCGGGGCCGAAGATTCGTGTTGGCCGCGTCGCTGATGGCGCGGTCAGGATCGAAACCGGATCAACACTGACCGTTGTGGCTCACGATATCCTCGGGAATTCCCAGATGATTTCGGCCTCACCGGCGAACTTGATTCCCGATCTCAAACCAGGAGATTTGATTTTCATCGACGATGGAATGATCCGACTGCAAGTACTCGAATCGGGCCACGAGTCTACCAAGGCGACAGTCATCAAAGGCGGATTGCTTAAAGAGCACAAGGGAATCAATCTGCCCCATTCGACGTTGACACTTCCGTCGCTTACCAAGAAGGATCTGAAAGACCTCGCTTTTGGTCTGGAAGAAGGAGTCGATTGGATTGCGCTATCATTTGTTCGGTCAGCCGCAGATGTGATTCAGCTTAAGAAAGAGATCGCCAAGCGCGGCTACGATACGCCTGTAATCGCGAAACTGGAGAAGCCGCAAGCGATCAAGAAGCTGTCCGAAATTGTCGAAGCCGCTGACGCTATCATGGTAGCGCGCGGTGATCTCGGTGTGGAGATGCCGCTTGACGAAGTTCCGATGATTCAGAAAACGATCATCACTACGGCTAACGAGATGCACAAACCGGTGATCACGGCAACGCAAATGCTGGAATCGATGACGCAAAACATCACGCCGACCCGTGCCGAAGTGTCCGATGTCGCCAATGCCATTCTTGACGGTACCGACTGCGTGATGCTTTCGGGCGAGACAGCTTCGGGACAGTATCCGGTCGAGGTGGTTGCGCAGATGGCGAGGATCGTCCATACAACCGAATCGCGAATGAAGAGCCGTTTCGAGCCGGTATTCAATTTCGTCGGCAAACCCGCCTGCGAGTTCCCGGTGGCAATCGCGGAAGCGGCTATTTCTATGGCTCAGGAAATCGATGCCCGTCTGATCGCCTGTTTTACCCAATCCGGCCTGTCAGCACGATTGCTTTCCAAGGAGAAGGCGTCTGTTCCGATTATCGCCTTCACGCCGCACCGGGCCATCGTGAACCGGTTGGCTCTGCTACGCGGGGTATTCCCGAGTTTCGTCCCGCATTTCCGGTCGGTCGATCAGATGATCAACCACGTTGAACGGAGCCTCAAAAAGGACGGAATCGTCAAGAAGGGCGACAATGTCGTGATAGTGGCGTCGGCGCCGGTCAATGTCCATGGCGACACGAATATGCTGAAACTTCACGCGATATCGTAG
- the ligA gene encoding NAD-dependent DNA ligase LigA, with protein MKKTDARKRIDELVEQISYHNQRYYQLDDPEITDAEYDRLFDELTKLESEFPELKRPDSPTQRVGAAPATAFRSVRRAIPMLSLNKAITPDEFLDFERRVNEILLGDSETVEYLTEPKLDGLAVELIYEQSVFTLGLTRGDGTVGEDVTANLKTVKNIPLKLADKKVSLLEVRGEIIITKPDFAKLNKEREEKGEELYANPRNTAAGSLRQLDPAISASRPLRFHAHGVGRLDGVEIGNQWELLRLLTKLGFEVTPEAQLRFYAEEVLKRYEYLNEKRASLEYDIDGMVVKVNSFRQQQKLGELSRSPRWAIAMKFPPQQEETIVEDIVIQVGRTGALTPVAWLKPVRVGGVEVKRATLHNYDEVIRKDIRIGDHVIIQRAGDVIPEVVKPLANKRTGKEKVFVMPSNCPVCDSEVDRIEGEAVHRCPNLSCPAQVAERIIHFASKGGVDVDGLGPKLIEQMLESKLIGNFADLYSLQLDKLTALERMGEKSAKNIIASIEKSKDADLPHLIAALGINNVGEHVSRVLAVSFGSLEAIAQAQVTELSAVEGIGPIVASSIVDFFANQQNQGVINKLKTTWGQFPTHESSAGPKPLAGKTFVITGGLEKYSRDQAKKKLLDLGAKVSSSVSKKTDYVVVGVDPGSKADDAARLKVATLSESEFLKLIGE; from the coding sequence ATGAAGAAAACCGACGCCCGCAAACGCATCGACGAACTCGTCGAGCAGATCAGCTATCACAACCAACGTTATTATCAGCTCGATGATCCGGAGATTACCGACGCCGAATACGACCGGCTCTTCGACGAACTGACAAAACTCGAGTCGGAATTCCCTGAGTTAAAGCGCCCAGACTCTCCCACTCAGCGAGTTGGTGCGGCGCCGGCGACCGCATTTCGCTCCGTGCGCCGGGCGATTCCAATGCTGTCACTCAACAAGGCGATTACCCCGGATGAATTCCTCGATTTCGAACGCCGGGTCAATGAGATATTACTCGGCGATTCGGAAACAGTAGAGTACCTGACCGAACCCAAGTTGGACGGCTTAGCGGTTGAGCTAATCTATGAACAAAGCGTCTTCACACTGGGCCTAACTCGCGGCGACGGCACTGTCGGCGAGGATGTCACTGCCAATCTCAAAACCGTGAAGAACATCCCGCTCAAACTTGCCGACAAGAAGGTCTCACTGCTTGAAGTGCGCGGCGAGATCATTATCACCAAACCCGATTTTGCCAAGTTGAACAAGGAGCGCGAAGAAAAAGGCGAAGAACTCTACGCCAATCCGCGCAACACCGCGGCAGGCTCGCTGCGGCAGCTCGATCCGGCCATTTCAGCCTCGCGCCCTCTGCGCTTCCACGCCCATGGCGTCGGCAGGCTTGATGGTGTCGAAATCGGCAATCAGTGGGAGTTACTGCGGCTACTTACCAAACTCGGATTCGAAGTTACTCCCGAGGCTCAATTGCGCTTCTACGCCGAGGAAGTGCTAAAACGATACGAGTACCTGAACGAAAAGCGCGCATCGCTGGAATATGACATCGACGGCATGGTCGTCAAAGTCAACTCCTTCCGACAACAGCAGAAGCTCGGCGAATTGTCGCGTTCACCCCGCTGGGCGATCGCCATGAAATTCCCCCCGCAACAGGAAGAGACTATCGTTGAAGATATCGTCATCCAGGTCGGTCGCACCGGTGCGCTTACTCCGGTCGCCTGGCTCAAACCGGTCCGGGTTGGCGGCGTCGAAGTAAAAAGAGCGACACTGCACAACTATGACGAGGTAATCCGCAAAGACATCCGCATCGGCGACCACGTCATCATTCAGCGCGCCGGCGACGTTATCCCCGAAGTCGTCAAGCCGCTTGCCAACAAACGCACCGGCAAAGAGAAGGTCTTTGTAATGCCCTCGAATTGCCCGGTCTGCGACAGCGAGGTTGACCGCATTGAGGGCGAGGCCGTCCACCGCTGTCCGAATTTGTCCTGTCCGGCGCAAGTCGCCGAGCGAATCATCCACTTCGCTTCCAAAGGCGGCGTCGATGTCGACGGGCTGGGTCCGAAACTGATTGAGCAGATGCTTGAAAGCAAGCTGATTGGCAATTTCGCCGATTTATACAGCTTGCAATTGGACAAATTGACGGCGCTCGAACGGATGGGTGAAAAATCCGCCAAGAACATCATTGCCTCTATCGAGAAGAGCAAAGACGCCGACCTGCCCCATCTGATTGCAGCGCTCGGCATCAACAACGTCGGCGAGCACGTTTCCCGCGTGTTGGCAGTATCATTCGGTTCGCTGGAAGCTATCGCGCAGGCACAGGTAACGGAACTCAGCGCCGTCGAAGGGATTGGCCCGATTGTGGCTTCAAGCATTGTAGATTTCTTCGCCAATCAACAAAATCAGGGTGTAATCAACAAGCTTAAGACTACCTGGGGACAGTTCCCGACGCATGAGTCTTCAGCCGGGCCAAAACCGCTTGCCGGCAAGACCTTTGTCATTACCGGCGGACTGGAGAAGTACTCGCGCGATCAGGCAAAGAAGAAACTTCTCGACCTTGGCGCCAAAGTGTCATCGAGCGTATCGAAAAAAACAGACTATGTTGTTGTCGGCGTCGATCCCGGATCCAAGGCCGACGATGCCGCCCGTCTGAAAGTGGCAACGCTTTCAGAGTCTGAGTTTTTGAAACTTATCGGAGAGTGA
- a CDS encoding AI-2E family transporter, producing the protein MKNDDGLSLNEIAIPILALSAFTALCYFAAVVLVPTVMAITLAYVLWPAIARLKRWKVPHLVAVMIVMIVAILLLSLVGLLIYDQGSEFVASVPAYWDQFQELRLQKLPNMPGFLDTLVNSNVNELLQKIDVTSLSSVPKYFFKGVGSVLSFVGQAVLVFLLTIFVLIEQPAYHRRLKNIFGAGRAKATSGMVDEVSNRIAGYIWVRFITMVGLAIVFTVGLLIGGVKYAYIWGPLAAILNLVPYLGAYVGAVPPMIMALVQFNSITAVLLVLAFFMAVQFVESNIIMPRMLQGSLNISLLAQLVSTIYWGWLWGAVGIVLAVPITAAIKVFCDNVDSLKPVGILLSGDDS; encoded by the coding sequence ATGAAAAATGATGACGGTCTTTCGCTAAACGAAATCGCTATACCGATTCTCGCACTCTCGGCGTTCACCGCGCTTTGTTACTTCGCCGCCGTCGTGCTCGTTCCGACAGTAATGGCAATAACCCTGGCCTATGTGCTCTGGCCCGCAATTGCGCGCCTGAAGAGATGGAAAGTTCCGCATCTGGTTGCCGTCATGATCGTAATGATTGTGGCGATTTTGCTGTTGTCACTGGTTGGGCTATTGATCTATGACCAAGGATCGGAATTTGTTGCGTCGGTACCGGCATACTGGGATCAATTCCAGGAATTGCGCCTGCAGAAGCTCCCCAATATGCCCGGATTCCTTGACACGCTGGTGAATTCCAATGTGAATGAACTACTGCAAAAAATTGACGTTACCAGTCTATCTTCAGTACCCAAATACTTCTTCAAGGGGGTCGGCTCGGTGCTGAGCTTCGTTGGTCAGGCAGTCTTGGTGTTCTTGCTTACGATATTCGTTCTGATCGAACAGCCCGCCTATCATCGCCGCCTGAAAAACATTTTCGGCGCCGGACGTGCGAAAGCGACCTCCGGAATGGTCGACGAGGTTTCAAACCGCATCGCGGGATACATCTGGGTGCGATTTATCACAATGGTCGGGCTGGCCATAGTGTTTACGGTTGGCTTGTTGATTGGCGGCGTCAAGTACGCCTATATCTGGGGTCCGTTGGCTGCGATTCTGAATCTCGTCCCCTACCTCGGCGCGTATGTCGGCGCTGTACCGCCGATGATCATGGCTCTGGTGCAGTTCAATTCGATTACCGCAGTGCTTCTGGTATTGGCGTTCTTCATGGCAGTTCAATTCGTGGAGTCGAATATCATCATGCCGCGCATGCTGCAAGGTTCGCTCAATATCAGTCTGCTCGCCCAACTGGTTTCGACAATCTACTGGGGCTGGTTGTGGGGAGCGGTTGGAATCGTATTGGCAGTGCCGATTACTGCCGCAATCAAGGTGTTTTGCGACAACGTTGATTCGCTCAAGCCGGTGGGCATACTGCTCTCGGGAGATGACTCTTGA
- a CDS encoding YihY/virulence factor BrkB family protein: MIRGGLRLAVLIVRRTFSLDRTSSMAASISFFAILSFLPFMLLAASVLGHVLASSETALKDVLAFIAQNFPGAAAASLETFKNTSHSETVYGFIAALGLLWAGSKVFDVTEYAMNKIWRCRRGRTFWASKLIAFVCIPTMMIFVLVSILLTSIMRAVQHGQIPFLQMSIIEVPVIGAVISFLAPVLISTLLFTWIFYLLPNRWGHLRSSFYGALLAALLWEAAKLLFDYYVRNFEQAFTVYGSFTSAILLFLWVYYSAFVFLIGAEFGSLLQAVRERQLRIEAEKETSG; encoded by the coding sequence TTGATCCGAGGTGGCTTGCGTCTCGCGGTCCTGATCGTTCGTCGTACATTCTCGCTCGACCGCACATCATCGATGGCGGCATCAATCTCGTTCTTTGCGATACTTTCGTTTCTCCCCTTCATGCTGTTGGCAGCGTCTGTGCTTGGACACGTTCTCGCATCTTCGGAGACTGCGCTCAAAGATGTTCTCGCCTTCATCGCGCAAAACTTCCCCGGAGCAGCGGCAGCCTCGCTTGAGACATTTAAGAATACTTCACATAGCGAAACAGTGTACGGATTCATTGCGGCACTCGGACTCCTATGGGCAGGCTCGAAGGTCTTCGACGTCACTGAGTACGCGATGAACAAAATTTGGCGCTGTCGCCGAGGCCGAACGTTTTGGGCGTCCAAGCTCATCGCGTTTGTTTGCATTCCGACGATGATGATATTCGTGCTCGTTTCAATTTTGCTCACCAGTATCATGCGCGCAGTTCAGCATGGGCAAATTCCGTTTCTGCAAATGTCGATCATCGAAGTTCCTGTCATCGGCGCGGTGATTTCCTTTCTTGCACCGGTCTTGATCTCGACCCTGCTCTTTACTTGGATATTCTACCTGCTCCCCAATCGCTGGGGACATTTGCGCAGTTCATTCTATGGCGCACTCCTGGCGGCGCTCTTGTGGGAAGCCGCCAAATTGCTGTTCGACTACTACGTCCGCAATTTTGAGCAGGCGTTTACCGTCTATGGTTCGTTCACTTCGGCGATCTTGCTGTTCTTGTGGGTGTACTACTCCGCCTTCGTATTCCTGATAGGCGCCGAGTTCGGCTCATTGTTGCAGGCAGTTAGGGAGCGACAACTTCGAATTGAAGCTGAAAAAGAAACGAGCGGATGA
- a CDS encoding isocitrate/isopropylmalate dehydrogenase family protein, which yields MAKYKIAWLPGDGVGVDVMEATRVVLDKMKIDAEYPHGDIGWEFWCREGNPLPDRTIKLLKETDCALFGAITSKPKEEAQEELVGDLKGKNLIYSSPIVRLRQEFDLRTNKRPCKAYPGNPLNFKDGIDITVFRENTEDLYVGVEYYPIPKDLSTLMASHNKKMKRFAEMPEGEVAMSCRLISKTASRNIIRDAFEEAKKTGKKAVTIVEKPNVLRETSGVFVREGRKLHSDYPGIELWETNIDAMCMWLIKNPNDYSVIVTSNMFGDIISDLCAQLVGGLGFASSGNIGDKYAVFEPTHGSAPKYAGQYKVNPVATFLAAKLMLEWLGETKQADRLETAIAEVIKEGKVRTYDMGGKSSTMDVANAVAAKL from the coding sequence ATGGCAAAGTACAAAATAGCGTGGCTTCCGGGAGACGGCGTCGGGGTGGATGTCATGGAAGCTACGCGCGTCGTGCTCGACAAAATGAAGATCGATGCAGAGTATCCACACGGTGACATCGGCTGGGAGTTCTGGTGCCGCGAAGGAAATCCGCTTCCAGATAGAACGATCAAACTACTTAAGGAAACCGACTGCGCGTTGTTTGGTGCGATAACTTCCAAGCCAAAGGAAGAGGCACAGGAAGAGCTTGTCGGCGACCTTAAGGGCAAGAACCTGATTTATTCTTCTCCAATTGTTCGTCTGCGTCAGGAATTTGATCTGCGTACGAACAAGCGCCCCTGCAAGGCTTATCCGGGCAATCCGTTGAACTTCAAGGACGGAATCGATATCACCGTATTCCGCGAAAACACCGAAGACCTGTATGTCGGCGTGGAATATTATCCCATCCCCAAGGACTTGTCGACTCTGATGGCGAGCCACAACAAGAAGATGAAACGCTTTGCGGAAATGCCCGAGGGCGAAGTCGCGATGTCGTGCCGCCTGATCTCCAAGACTGCATCGCGCAATATCATTCGCGACGCATTCGAAGAAGCCAAGAAGACCGGCAAGAAGGCAGTAACGATTGTCGAGAAGCCGAACGTACTGCGCGAAACCTCCGGCGTGTTTGTCCGCGAGGGTCGCAAGCTGCACAGCGACTATCCCGGCATCGAATTGTGGGAGACCAATATCGACGCCATGTGCATGTGGCTGATCAAGAACCCGAACGATTACTCGGTTATCGTGACCAGCAATATGTTCGGCGATATCATCTCCGATCTGTGCGCCCAGCTTGTCGGCGGACTTGGATTCGCCAGTTCCGGAAACATCGGCGATAAGTATGCCGTGTTTGAACCGACGCACGGCTCAGCGCCGAAATACGCCGGTCAATACAAGGTCAATCCGGTGGCAACATTCCTTGCGGCGAAGTTGATGCTGGAATGGCTTGGTGAGACGAAACAAGCTGATCGGCTTGAAACAGCGATTGCCGAAGTCATCAAGGAAGGCAAGGTCCGCACCTACGATATGGGCGGAAAGTCCTCGACGATGGATGTCGCTAACGCGGTTGCGGCAAAACTGTAG
- a CDS encoding PorV/PorQ family protein has translation MQSKFVRLAAAIMAGAATVALSSSLLAAEPGNVGFNFLKVSPGARNAGMGDVGTSVNTSLFGVYFNPAATARTSGSSIGFMHHEGIFDTRREFIGGATQMLGGVVTAGFDYFKVGSLEQRVGPSEEPIGIFDAQDMLVFAGYSRVFSPKMTAGFTAKYAAEKIETRTADAVMFDAGLQFVPMDKMTIGLALRHMGSKPKFGEEEIDLPLTFAGGASVDVNNLILAVEATAPKESDVRINIGAEKTFAKMVAIRGGYKIGYDEEDFAAGIGFKKSIWEIDYAFVPYKSGLGSAHRFALTVNLK, from the coding sequence ATGCAGTCAAAATTCGTTCGATTGGCAGCGGCAATAATGGCAGGTGCCGCTACTGTAGCTCTCAGTTCATCTTTACTCGCGGCAGAACCGGGAAATGTCGGGTTCAACTTCCTTAAGGTGTCGCCCGGAGCGCGTAATGCGGGTATGGGCGATGTCGGTACATCGGTCAACACGAGTTTGTTCGGTGTCTACTTCAACCCAGCCGCCACAGCGCGGACATCGGGTTCATCGATTGGATTCATGCACCACGAAGGCATATTCGATACCCGGCGGGAGTTTATCGGCGGTGCTACGCAGATGTTGGGCGGCGTTGTGACGGCGGGATTCGACTATTTCAAGGTCGGATCACTCGAACAGCGAGTCGGTCCTTCCGAAGAACCAATCGGGATATTCGATGCGCAAGATATGCTGGTATTTGCAGGATATTCGCGGGTGTTTTCGCCCAAGATGACTGCCGGGTTTACGGCAAAGTACGCTGCCGAGAAGATCGAAACTCGCACCGCTGATGCGGTGATGTTCGATGCCGGTCTGCAATTCGTGCCGATGGACAAGATGACAATCGGTCTGGCGCTTCGTCACATGGGATCCAAGCCAAAATTCGGCGAAGAGGAAATTGATCTGCCGTTGACGTTTGCCGGCGGGGCAAGCGTCGATGTAAATAATCTTATACTTGCAGTCGAAGCCACTGCGCCAAAAGAGTCGGATGTCCGTATCAATATCGGCGCCGAAAAAACTTTCGCGAAAATGGTGGCGATTCGCGGCGGATATAAGATCGGCTACGATGAAGAGGATTTCGCGGCCGGAATCGGTTTCAAGAAATCGATATGGGAGATTGATTACGCATTTGTTCCTTATAAATCTGGTTTGGGCTCGGCTCACCGCTTCGCCCTGACCGTGAATCTCAAGTGA
- a CDS encoding PorV/PorQ family protein has product MKTTLRSLIVAAVTLLTVSTSFAADYGGYAGAFMQLSVHPRATGMGNAFTAVSDDISGIFFNPGAVAQVQRISVGGAYRDLSLGRSLQQVAVLFPVRGEAAIAFSGEMASMSGIMGRDERGVETGELDNLDAVLGITFSRRFSRYLTLGGNVRYYHKKLESTSSYSAGFDIGGMVHLDREVLALDGPIDLLRFGAVVRNIAAKYPWNTGDYWAERGELGSDITDDVPISVRAGASVLFLKSRALLSVEGEKDEQKSVKFHAGGEFYIVPQLALRGGISAGEPTFGVGFKVPVNRLDARLDIAIEQAPNIGGWETIAGFSVGF; this is encoded by the coding sequence ATGAAAACGACACTACGATCTCTGATAGTTGCTGCAGTTACGCTGCTGACGGTTTCGACTTCTTTCGCAGCTGACTATGGCGGCTATGCCGGAGCATTCATGCAGCTCTCAGTGCATCCGCGTGCGACGGGTATGGGCAACGCTTTTACCGCGGTCTCGGATGACATTTCGGGAATTTTCTTCAATCCGGGTGCAGTAGCGCAGGTCCAGCGCATCAGTGTCGGCGGCGCCTATCGCGACTTGTCATTGGGACGATCACTGCAACAGGTTGCGGTGCTGTTTCCGGTGCGCGGCGAGGCGGCTATTGCATTTTCCGGCGAGATGGCTTCAATGAGCGGCATCATGGGTAGAGACGAACGCGGCGTCGAAACCGGCGAGCTCGACAATCTCGATGCAGTGCTGGGGATAACCTTCTCGCGTCGGTTCTCGCGCTATCTAACGCTCGGCGGCAATGTGCGCTACTATCACAAGAAACTCGAATCGACTTCGTCGTACTCGGCTGGTTTTGACATCGGCGGTATGGTGCATCTCGATCGCGAAGTTCTGGCACTCGATGGACCAATCGACCTGCTTCGCTTCGGAGCGGTCGTTCGCAATATTGCAGCGAAGTATCCGTGGAATACGGGCGACTACTGGGCGGAAAGAGGCGAACTCGGTTCAGATATCACTGACGATGTGCCAATATCTGTGCGGGCAGGCGCTTCGGTGTTATTCTTGAAATCGCGCGCCTTGCTTTCGGTCGAAGGCGAAAAGGACGAACAGAAATCAGTCAAATTTCACGCCGGCGGCGAGTTCTATATCGTACCTCAGCTGGCTCTTCGCGGCGGAATTTCGGCAGGCGAGCCGACATTTGGTGTTGGTTTCAAGGTGCCGGTGAATCGTCTCGACGCGCGGCTTGATATCGCGATCGAGCAAGCGCCAAACATCGGCGGTTGGGAAACCATCGCCGGATTTTCGGTAGGATTCTAA
- a CDS encoding electron transfer flavoprotein subunit alpha/FixB family protein gives MSDLKVLVFAQKKGNALLGASLEALTAGRQLADKLGGKLAALVIGSGTELLAKTAISCGADVCYTVENPSLDQFQDDAYAQIICEVIKAKSPQIVLGTANVYGKSLFGRVSGKLGVSIAADCNQVDIDAEGKLSVTRPAFGGKVYLTVQFKSTPQIATLRPKVFAEAVANPSRTGTVEAFASSATSKLQVESGAAGSGGEITLAEADIIVAGGRGLKEPANFKLIKDLADAVGGAVGASRAVVDAGWIQYKHQVGQTGRTVNPKLYFALGISGAIQHLIGMQSSGTIVAVNRDADAPIFNVATYGIVGDLFEIVPALTEKFAKELKK, from the coding sequence ATGAGCGACTTGAAGGTATTAGTATTCGCACAGAAGAAGGGCAATGCGCTGTTGGGTGCGTCGCTGGAAGCGTTAACTGCCGGGCGTCAACTCGCGGACAAACTTGGCGGCAAACTCGCGGCGCTGGTAATAGGCAGCGGCACGGAGTTGCTGGCGAAAACCGCGATCAGTTGCGGGGCAGATGTTTGCTATACCGTTGAGAATCCGTCCCTCGATCAATTCCAGGATGACGCATATGCGCAGATCATCTGTGAAGTTATCAAAGCCAAGTCGCCGCAGATTGTTCTCGGCACTGCCAATGTCTACGGAAAGTCGCTGTTTGGAAGAGTGTCGGGGAAGCTTGGCGTTTCGATCGCCGCAGACTGTAATCAGGTTGATATCGACGCCGAAGGCAAGTTGTCAGTCACGCGTCCGGCGTTTGGCGGCAAGGTGTATCTGACGGTACAGTTCAAATCGACTCCGCAAATCGCGACGCTGCGTCCCAAGGTCTTTGCCGAAGCAGTCGCAAATCCGTCGCGCACCGGCACTGTCGAAGCTTTTGCAAGCTCGGCAACGAGCAAGCTGCAGGTTGAAAGCGGAGCGGCAGGCAGCGGCGGCGAGATTACGCTTGCCGAAGCGGACATCATTGTAGCCGGCGGTCGCGGCCTCAAGGAGCCAGCGAATTTCAAGCTCATCAAGGACCTGGCAGACGCCGTGGGCGGAGCGGTTGGTGCTTCGCGCGCAGTTGTCGACGCAGGGTGGATTCAGTACAAGCATCAGGTCGGACAGACCGGCCGCACGGTCAATCCCAAGCTCTACTTCGCTCTGGGAATCTCGGGCGCGATTCAGCATCTCATCGGTATGCAGTCCTCGGGAACCATCGTTGCCGTTAATCGCGACGCGGATGCGCCGATTTTCAATGTCGCGACATATGGAATCGTCGGCGATTTGTTCGAGATCGTTCCGGCATTGACGGAGAAGTTCGCGAAAGAGTTGAAGAAGTAG